The following coding sequences are from one Melanotaenia boesemani isolate fMelBoe1 chromosome 17, fMelBoe1.pri, whole genome shotgun sequence window:
- the clic1 gene encoding chloride intracellular channel protein 1 yields the protein MSDANQPRVELFVKAGNDGQSIGNCPFSQRLFMVLWLKGVTFDVTTVDMKRKPEILKDLAPGAQPPFLLYGSEVKTDTNKIEEFLEENLCPPKYPRLAARNPESNTAGLDVFSKFSAYIKNSNPQTNENLEKGLLKALKKLDDYLGSPLPDEIDENSADEATSSSRPFLDGQELTLADCNLLPKLHILKVVCLKYRNFSIPQSLTNLWRYLNAAYAREEFASTCPIDDEIHIAYSSVAKALK from the exons ATGAGCGACGCAAATCAGCCCAGAGTTGAACTTTTTGTGAAG GCAGGCAACGATGGTCAGAGCATCGGCAACTGTCCCTTCTCTCAACGTCTCTTCATGGTGCTGTGGCTGAAAGGAGTCACCTTTGATGTTACTACTGTGGATATGAAGAG GAAACCAGAGATCTTGAAGGACTTGGCACCGGGTGCTCAGCCTCCCTTCCTGCTGTACGGCAGCGAAGTGAAAACTGACACCAACAAAATCGAGGAGTTCCTGGAAGAAAATCTCTGCCCTCCCAA ATATCCCCGTCTGGCTGCCCGTAACCCAGAGTCTAACACAGCAGGCCTGGACGTCTTCTCCAAGTTTTCCGCTTACATCAAGAACTCCAACCCTCAGACCAATGAAA ATCTAGAGAAAGGCCTGCTCAAAGCTCTGAAGAAGCTAGACGACTACCTCGGCTCCCCACTTCCTGATGAGATTGACGAGAATAGCGCTGATGAAGCTACTTCCTCATCACGCCCCTTCCTGGACGGCCAAGAGCTCACTCTGGCTGACTGCAACTTGCTGCCCAAGCTCCACATCCTGAAG GTGGTTTGTTTGAAATACAGAAACTTCAGCATCCCTCAGTCGCTGACAAACCTCTGGAGGTACTTAAACGCAGCATATGCCAGGGAGGAGTTTGCCTCCACCTGCCCAATCGACGACGAGATCCACATCGCTTACTCCTCTGTAGCTAAAGCTCTCAAGTAG
- the LOC121657101 gene encoding protein Bouncer-like produces the protein MNNFWKGVIVLCASIAAAHCLTCRQCPIGIFGTCILSNQVTCNNATDACFIGEAQFNATGAISLHTRGCLDVDLCNKTLTGNLFGASYTSSFKCCQANLCNGATSVQLPLTVALGAAILSSLWGFW, from the exons ATGAATAACTTCTGGAAAGGAGTGATTGTCCTGTGTGCCTCCATCGCTGCAG CACACTGTCTGACCTGCCGTCAGTGTCCTATTGGCATATTTGGAACCTGCATTCTCTCAAATCAAGTTACGTGCAATAATGCAACTGACGCCTGCTTCATCGGAGAAGCAC AGTTCAACGCCACCGGAGCTATTAGCCTGCACACCCGCGGCTGCTTGGACGTGGACCTGTGCAATAAAACGCTGACTGGTAACCTCTTCGGTGCAAGTTACACCAGCAGCTTCAAGTGCTGCCAAGCAAATCTGTGCAATGGAGCCACTTCTGTCCAGCTGCCTCTGACTGTGGCCCTCGGCGCTGCCATCCTGTCCTCTCTGTGGGGTTTCTGGTAG